One genomic segment of Egibacteraceae bacterium includes these proteins:
- a CDS encoding YetF domain-containing protein, which produces MVFQDWPALARTLVVAPLAYLILLLVVRVSGKRALAKLNAFDLVVTVALGSVLASVAVSPNVSLASGAAAFGLLAGLQYAIAFLSVRMGAFQRLVKARPTLLVREGRLLDAALGHQRVTRAEVLQVLRQKGVASIDDVAAVVLETDGTLSVITQTPADGRRSTLTDVSGWG; this is translated from the coding sequence ATGGTGTTCCAAGACTGGCCCGCCCTCGCCCGCACCCTTGTCGTCGCGCCCCTCGCCTATCTCATCCTGCTCCTCGTGGTCCGCGTGTCGGGCAAGCGCGCCCTCGCGAAGCTCAACGCCTTCGACCTCGTGGTGACCGTCGCGTTGGGGTCGGTGCTTGCCAGCGTCGCGGTGTCGCCGAACGTCTCGTTGGCGAGCGGTGCCGCCGCGTTCGGGCTGCTTGCTGGACTCCAGTACGCCATCGCGTTCCTGTCGGTGCGCATGGGGGCCTTCCAGCGGCTCGTGAAGGCGCGCCCCACCCTCCTCGTCCGTGAGGGCCGGCTGCTCGACGCGGCCCTGGGTCACCAGCGGGTCACCCGCGCAGAGGTCCTGCAGGTGCTGCGCCAGAAGGGCGTCGCTTCCATCGACGACGTCGCAGCCGTCGTCCTCGAGACCGACGGCACGCTGAGCGTCATCACGCAAACGCCCGCCGACGGGCGCCGGTCGACCCTCACGGACGTCAGTGGTTGGGGCTGA
- a CDS encoding sigma-70 family RNA polymerase sigma factor — protein sequence MPEDLLDLYFADLGDQPLLSREEETLLAQQIEAGREADERLATDRDIDDATRAGLEREAERGRRAFDRFVSANLRLVVAEASKFGRRSHLGLDELIQEGNLGLIRAVEKFDWRRGFKFSTYATWWIRQALQRGTADKERTIRLPTAVHANLMKVRAAQSRLRAELGRPPCLDELSDATHLTEGQIRQVLAADFAVLSLDKPISEEDDAAELGALVARTCDTPAEEVIDRLFIAGVLDTAKRELPQRNWYVLCRRYGLEGQEPSTLQEVAQELGVSRETVRKIEQQALGQLQRAIEQPLSPV from the coding sequence ATGCCCGAGGATCTCCTGGACCTCTACTTCGCCGACCTGGGCGACCAGCCCCTTCTCTCGCGGGAGGAGGAGACGCTCCTTGCGCAGCAGATCGAAGCGGGCCGCGAAGCCGACGAGCGGCTCGCCACGGACCGTGACATCGATGACGCCACCCGGGCGGGACTCGAGAGGGAGGCCGAGCGCGGACGCCGGGCCTTCGACCGCTTCGTGTCCGCCAACCTGCGGCTGGTCGTCGCGGAGGCGAGCAAGTTCGGCCGCCGCTCCCACCTCGGGCTCGACGAGCTCATCCAGGAGGGCAACCTCGGGCTCATCCGCGCCGTGGAGAAGTTCGACTGGCGGCGCGGGTTCAAGTTCTCGACCTACGCGACGTGGTGGATCCGCCAGGCCCTGCAGCGGGGCACCGCCGACAAGGAACGCACCATCCGCCTGCCCACCGCGGTGCACGCCAACCTCATGAAGGTGCGGGCCGCGCAGTCCCGGCTGCGGGCCGAGCTGGGCCGCCCGCCGTGCCTCGACGAGCTGTCCGACGCCACGCACCTCACCGAGGGCCAGATCCGCCAGGTGCTCGCGGCGGACTTCGCCGTGCTGTCCCTCGACAAGCCGATCTCCGAGGAGGACGACGCCGCCGAGCTCGGCGCCCTCGTGGCCCGCACGTGCGACACGCCCGCCGAAGAGGTCATCGACCGCCTGTTCATCGCGGGGGTCCTCGACACGGCGAAGCGTGAGCTGCCGCAGCGCAACTGGTACGTGCTCTGCCGCCGGTACGGGCTGGAGGGGCAGGAGCCGTCGACGCTGCAGGAGGTCGCTCAGGAGCTGGGCGTCTCCCGTGAGACCGTCCGCAAGATCGAGCAGCAGGCCCTCGGGCAGCTGCAACGCGCCATCGAACAGCCGCTCAGCCCCGTGTAG
- a CDS encoding phosphatase PAP2 family protein, whose protein sequence is MTSPLVQLRTSRMQSGEDALVTRLLGKGSRKGSTLPGRAGDVIQHPPVWASFAGILAMTGPGGRRAALRGAVGYAAATLLHLPLKGVTGRSRPRGAGLFHLGPVTSSFPSGHAGSDLAFVLAAAQEAPLLALPLTAATMVVHWSLVRSRSHYPSDVFFGGVLGIAVVVAMARVWPPVRGRSGSTSVSLSPNH, encoded by the coding sequence GTGACCAGCCCCCTCGTGCAGCTGCGGACAAGTCGGATGCAGTCGGGCGAGGACGCTCTCGTCACGCGCCTGCTCGGCAAGGGCTCGCGGAAGGGGTCCACTCTGCCCGGCAGGGCGGGCGACGTCATCCAGCACCCTCCGGTGTGGGCGAGCTTCGCGGGCATCCTCGCGATGACCGGGCCGGGGGGGCGGCGTGCGGCGCTCAGGGGAGCAGTGGGCTACGCAGCGGCGACGCTGCTGCATCTCCCGCTCAAGGGCGTCACGGGAAGAAGCCGACCACGGGGGGCCGGGCTGTTCCACCTCGGCCCGGTGACGTCGTCGTTCCCCTCCGGGCACGCAGGCAGCGACCTCGCTTTCGTCCTCGCCGCCGCGCAGGAGGCCCCCCTTCTCGCCCTGCCCCTGACCGCGGCGACCATGGTCGTGCACTGGTCGCTGGTGCGCAGCCGGTCGCATTACCCGAGCGACGTCTTCTTCGGCGGCGTGCTCGGCATCGCGGTGGTGGTGGCCATGGCGAGGGTGTGGCCGCCGGTGCGCGGGCGTTCGGGCTCCACCTCCGTGTCCCTCAGCCCCAACCACTGA